Genomic segment of Zootoca vivipara chromosome 4, rZooViv1.1, whole genome shotgun sequence:
cttccaattctgtgattctatgagttgAACTTAACTGGCTGACACCCTCAGAGTTTTCTGAAACAGTGGGGAACCCaaagatcatccagtccaacccctgcgatGCAGGTTTGGGGGGTGCAACAGTGGAGAGACAAAgcttgtcatcccccccccagacaCTTGTTCacctcccccccattttatcctcccggCAGACCCCTCTGGGGCCCTGTGGGGCGGGCATGCCTCGGCCACCCCCCCGCCGTGGCTGAGTCCGGATGCCAGCGAGGCTGAATCCTCCTGCGAGATCAACGCTTACGCACCGCAAGAGTCCCACGTCCCCTGGGCGGAGGGGCTGGCGGGCGGAGGGAGCTGCCCCCGCGCCCTGGAGAGGGGCAAGTGGCTCATAGCCAGCATCCAAGCCCCCGACGCAAAGTTCGGGGTCAGCAGCATCCTGCACACCGAGGAGACCCCGGGGCCTTGGAAGCAGCAGGATGGGGTCAGCAGCATCACCAACACCGAAGGTACCCCCCTGGCGGGCGGAAGGGGAGCAGCATGGCCTAGCGGTTAGGGCCCTGCGCCAGCAGCCTGGGGGAGAGGGAATGAGGGCCAGCCGCTgcttctcagcctggcctacctggcagggtCGGTGCGGGGGaatggcagaggaaggggagggaggccGCCTTGAGCCCCTGGAAGGAGAAGGCGGGGCAGAAAGGCCATGATTTAAAAGAGGGGTGTCCCATGCCATCGGTTCCACCCTCTTAGGGGGTAGGGGGCACCGTGGGGCAAACGGAAAGTGGGAATCCCTGGATAAAATGCAGCTGCTGAGTTGAACTCCTTGGAGTAGTTTTAAGTGGATTTTGAGTCATTTGGCAAATCTTGCTTTCATCTTACAGGGTCctgcaaataaaatgaatgactAAATCAAAGAGGttgtgggtttgttgtttttgcaggcTGAGTTTGCGTTGTTCCCTTCTGGGATTCCTCCCTTGcccagggggttggtctagatgaccgcTAGGGACCTCTCCCGCTCACCTCTCCCTCCTTGCGCAGTGGTGCTGTCGGTCTTCACGCGGACGCCGCGCCTGGAGTCCCGCCTGGGGCGCCCAGCGGTCCTGCACTGCGGCTTCTCTGCGCCGGCCTCGGCCTTCTCGGTGGAGTGGCGCCATCAGTTCCGGGGGGCCGGGAAGGTGGTGCTGGCCTATGACGGAGCCTCGCAAGGGGTGTCGGTGGCCGAGGAGGGGGCCGAGCTGCTGCTGGACGCCGAGGGCGGAGGCGCCTCCCTGCGCCTGCGGAGCGTGGCCGTCCGCCACGAGGGAACCTACATCTGCACCGTCTACCTGCCCCACCTCCATGCCCAGCAGGCTCTTGAGTTCAAGGTGGTGGGTGAGTGAGCAacggggggggaaaggggggtccTCTGCCCAAAGGGGGACCCCCATGGAGCCAGCATCTTGTATTCTCACGGTCCAGATGCCGTCAAGGACCTAGGGATCCAGATAGACTGCTCCTGAGCCTGGAGGCTCCAAAAGGACATAGGGAGAGTACTTAAACCTCGCAGTGGCCAAATTGCcttgagatacagtggtgcctcacttaacaaatgccctgcttaacgaaatttccgcttaacgaaaggttttttctagtggaggttgcctcgctagacgaattagttttacgaaaaattcgtctagcgaatcgcggtttcccataggaatgcattgaaattcaattaatgcgttcctatgggcaaaaaaaaaaattcaatgcattcctatgggattcgctagatgaatttttcgttataagaaaagacccgtggaacgaattaaattcgtctagcgaggcaccactgtacctgccttgcaggggggttggctggatgacccttggggatcccttccacctTTCTCGTTCTAGGATTCTAAGAACCAAGTGATCCAGAGACTGGGAGGCTCCTTAAGAAGAGTCTGGCCACTAGACCAAGCCCTGTCTTCCTGTCCCCCAGTGGGTGATCAGATGCCCTCCCCCACAGTCAGGAttcgaatccaaaacccaccctcTCCTGGGAGCTGGAAGCCTTTGCTACCTGCAGCGCTCCTGGGTGTCACCAGGGGGCGCTGTGCTCACGCCCTCTCCCCGTCTCCCCCTGCAGAGCCCCCCCAGGTGACGCTGCGCCCAATGACACTCTCGGTGCCCCCCGGCGCCCGCCCAGAGTTGGCCTGCGAAGTTTCCGGCTTCTACCCCCTGGGGGCCTCAGTCAGCTGGAAGCGGAGGGGGTCCGCCGCCCCCCAGGACGCCTTCCTGGACATCGGGGACTCTGGGCACCGCCAGGCCCTCGACGGCACCTTCAGCTTCACCAGCTTCGCCCGCCTGCTGCCCGTCCCGACCGAGGACCACGGGGTCTCCTACGTCTGCCACGTGGGCCACGCCGGGCTGGGCGAGGCGGGGGTCAAGAAGGCGGCCGTGCTCCATGTGGCAGGTGGGGGGGCATCCGTGTGCAAGTCTGCACTTGGGGGTCTGTGCCGGGGTCCACGGGGGGGTGGGCAGCTAGGCCCAGAAGACTGGTTTTGGGTGCGCTTCCTgtctctcctttgctggaggctTTTAGGCggaggttggagggggggggtcgtCCGTCCTGCGTGATTTAGCTGGGATTCctcccttgcagggggttgggctagaggaccgcTGGGGTGCCCTCAGTGAATTGGCACTGATCAAGTAGGGTGGAGGACATGGGGGGGCGAAGGTGCAGCTTGGGGACCTGCAATGGGTGGCCAAGGCAGGGTGGGGGTTGGGGTCTGAtgtcgcccccttctccctcACTGatgccccccttttttctctgccccttctcccccccacccagggtCCTTGGGCCCCTCCCTGGAGGATGCCATCGGCTTGTTCCTGGTTGCCATTGTGCTCCTGGGGGTCTTGCGGTCCCTCTTCAGATGGGGTAAGGCTgtcctcaccccccccctctgTACTGTTATTTTTGTTATGAATATAGTCAAATTTTATCATTAGGTCAATGTTTTTTGGGGAtactttagttgaggttcctgccttgcagggggttgggctagatgaccctctgggtcccttcccattctacaattctaggattctataaacGTGCACAGCACCCTCATTTCGTGGATCTCAGGGCAGCTTGCGGCATAAAAATGCAGGATGAAAATGCAGCATACATGATAAAAACGAGaaccaaagcaaaccaataacccagCCTCCCTCAAGTATAATTATTATAAtgaaaaatagaaataatatatttatttatatcccaccctatTTCGCTGGTGGAGACAATTCAGAATCTATTAAGACTATGCAAATATTGATAATAAAAGCAGTTGatcacccccccccacttgacaTATTTGATTGTCGGAACTGGCACTGGCCAATTGACTCCCCTTTCCCACATTTGCCAGTACAAgaagctcagctggtagagcctgagactcttgatttcagggttgtgggttcaagccccaccttggggaaaagCTGCCTGCCttgtgggggggttggactagatggccgttGGGGGTCCCTTCTGGCTCCAagaccctttggaactccctgcctattgataccaagCAAGAGCCTTTGCCAGACTCTTTGgtcgcctgctaaaaacatcccTGTCCAGAGGCTCAGAAATGTTGACCTCCGTTTTAGCTTTCTGCATGCTTTCATGTACTATTGTCCATTTCCCTGGGATTTCTGGCTTTTCTTGTCATTAACCTTTCCCTgcttcatttccctccttttcaGCTTCTGAAGAAAAACCCAAATTGGAGAAGCCCAAATCGGAGGTCAGTGGCCAAGAAGCTCCCAAGACCACCAAGTTCTCTCGATTCCTtagttttttattcttttaaaatatatatctctATGCCACTAACTGAGAGGCAGTGCGGTGCAGTGGTGAGAGTGCCAGACTAGGCCCTGGCAGAAAgatctgggttcgaatccccagtcCCTGGCCATGATGAAGCTTGCAAGGTGGTCTAGGGGGGGGATCCAGTCTgcctacttcgcagggttgttgtgcagcaATTCCTGCAATTGCAACCCCCAGCCAGCTAATGTTTTCTCTCTGAATCGGGTAGGAATCTCACGGATTTCTCTTTTTTCTGCAGTAACGGACTTTGGGCAACTGAGCTCCCAACTATGTTTGTTGCCTGTCTCTGGATCCCGTGGACAGGGCGAAGTGGATCATAGGCCCTCGGACTCCTGGGTCCCTCCTCTTTCACTGGTCTTGTCCCACCAGTCCCTTGTGGGAAGGAAAGCCCCCTTGCCCTGCCTTTTTGGGATCAAGGGTCTGCTTGGCTTCACATCCTGCAGATTCACGACTGTGATTTTAAGGAGGGGGCCAGAGCTGTGCATAGCAAAAGCCCCCCTTTCTGACAGTCCCTGCCCCTCCTCACTTGCGTGCTGTGAAATGATAGAAgtgtagaattgggagggacccctagtccagccccccgcaaggcaggaatcacatcAAAAGCAACCCTTGTCTTTGGGATAGTTGGAGTAGGGGAGACAGACTTGAGCAAAATTGGcatatccctcccccccaaaaaataaataaatcagggatCCTCCACTTACAGAATGTGGGTGATTGGGTGTCCCTTTACCTCCCCCTCCAGTGGATCTGAAGTGGTATAGTCCAGACCCGTTTATCCCCTCTTAGAGACCTGGGTGCAAAAGGAGCCCGTTTCCCCACAACATCCCTGCAGAGACGGCCATGCAGAACAGCTTTTGGCCCCCCCGGCCCTCTCTCTTGATATGAACAAGgacctgccccccttcctcccccagagCCCAAAAGTCATCCCCTCCCCATCCTGTGCCAATTCTGCTGTAGACTGTAAGCCCCGTGGGGCAGAGCCAACTTGGAGAATAAACATGTTTTGAAAAGAAATGCATGCCGTGTGTCTGTTTTTTCCTTCCAGGGCTGAAGGAGAGGTGAGGGTGGCCAAGTTGAATAAACAGTAGTAATAAATGGTTGGAGGAAAAGTCTGGGAAGGGGTGAGAGGCCCCTCTCTGCCAACCTCAAGGCTCCTTTCAGGTTCCTCGGTGGTCAACAGTCAGGAACTGAGTGGCCACTGTAGCTTTGCTTGCTGGGAAGGGGGTGAAATGCAAGTGGCCaacctggcagggttgttgtggaacgAGGAGCTTCTTGGACCACCTCCTGGGCCGCTTCACTTCGGGGATAGTCCCCCTCGTGCAGCGATTGGAGGGGAGCAGGGTGTTAGGATGTCTTACTCGCAAgaaggaccctggcagagacacatgcccgactagcatgttctctccctcctggtagatcgtttgggagcttcaaaagctttctccagcctgaacatcacagtgactgatgccaactgacatcagcacacttacggatccgcagagttttcACAGTTGTGTAACggaactcaataataataataataataaatttattatttataccccacccatctggctgagtctccccagccactctgggtggctcccaatcaaatattaaaacaatacagcattaaatattaaaaacctcccttaagagggccgccttcagttgtcttctgaaagtagaatagttacttattgccttgacatctgctgggagggtgttccacagggcgggtgccgctactgagaaacccctctggttccctgtaatcttacatctcacaatgagggaaccgccagaaggccctcggtgctggacctcagtgtctgggcagaaggatgccgggaggagatgctccttcaggtatacaggactgaggctgtttagggctttaaaggtcagcaccaacactttgaattgtgcttggaaacgtactgggagccaatgtaggtctttcaagaccggtgttatgtggtctcggcggctgctcctagtcaccagtctagctgccgcattctggattagttgtagtttccgggtcaccttcttTGCTCACACCTGGCTTGAAAGATTGTTCGGCTCCTGGTCTCAAGCAGACACTCCCTGCCGACTCCTTCCTGCCAGCTCTTTGAGAAACGCTGAGTCTGTTCCAGCCCCTGGGTTTTCTTCCACGCTCAGTCTGCCCACTCAGGACTGGGCACATAACCTGTTGGAACTGTATCTTCCTGGCAGCAGATGCCAGAACCACAAGACAGGTGTGAAATACTCCAGCAAGAGTTTTATTTACAACCTTACAAACACAAAGCATATGGGTGTTCTCTTTTGCAGGCAAATTCAAACTGCAACTTCTCCTTATTTTGTACTCATCACCAGCTGTACCTAATCCGCCTAGAACTCACACCCAGAACTCACAGAaacagttcttaaagttacagtcatctttttctgtttctttgcagaatgaCTCCTAACAGTGTCCTATTCCATTAATCTGCTTGCATGTGTTGAGTGTTATTTGGAGACTGTAACTCCCAGTAATTTCACATTATCATTATctatgtgtttctgtgtgttcagCACACATGGTTGCAGTTGAGGCTGAATAAAACACTTCCTAGGAAATTCCCTTTGACTGCTTCTGTATTGTTTCAAATGTGACTTCACTTACTATACGGCTGCCGGgcgcacagcttccctcccaagcctctgcggggattgctctcccgcagcggcatgggggagagttgtgccaccccaccccaccccccgatggctggcagtgcacagcttcgcccccacccccactatccgtggtaatttgggggcgctggatggatatttgcaccctggcgccgcatctgctaaagacagccctggttcAACCCCTCCAGGGAGGCCTGCGAGAGACCCActgtctgaaacctggagagcctTGACTACCAGCCAGGGCTCACCTGCACTCCTTTGGGGTCTAAGATTTCCTCCATTTGTCATTTGGGGGAGATTCGcctttttttctttgtctttttgtccTGTCACTTCTTCCGGGAAGAAACATCTAtcagaaaaaaaacacctctcaccCGACCCTAGAAATCATGTGACAAAGGGGTGTGTGCAGATGAGCCCTCCGTCTGAGACCTGCAAGTTCATGTTGCGCCACTGAACATGGCTTGGTGCTCCAGAGCTGCAAATCTGCCTCctcgctgctgcccccccccccccaggaataaGACCTTTGGGATAAGAAAAGTaatggggagaagggagagaaaTACTTGTAGAGGCCACACCATATAACCTCAAGGGAAACCAACAGAAATACAGCTGAAGTTGTCCAGACTCACTGCAAATTTTATGTCAACCCTtcatgaatgctcagtaaacaggttttCTGAAAGCTACCATGTTTAAGGATAAGCAATATTTTGTTTTAGCACATCACAACAGATGGAAAATGTAAGACTGTCAGGGGAGAGTTCTGGGGAAGAGCAAACCCCCATATTTCAGTGAACAAGAGTTGTAACACAGGGGGTGGGTTGGTCTCATGGACGGAGAACGGGTGAAGGAATAAATCAGGAAGGGATCAAAGTGTcgttttaaagcacattttttccTCAGTAATCATTTCCCTCAGGTTGATTTCACTTACCTATTCAAGAAGCAATAGTAAATATTCACCAGTCCCCCTCACCCCAGCAGAATGACCAGATGTCTATTTAATTGAAATTAATTTAGTTTAATGGACGGATTCTCATGGCAATTTCTCCATCAGTAAGAGAGCCTCTCcaaggcatatgtcaggaatgctttgatggtgtttcctgcttggcagggggttggactggatggcccttgtggtctcttccaactctatgattctatgattctaagtttcttCTCCATCTGGACCTCACCAATATCCCACCAGGAATTTAGAAATGGACTTGTAGGGCAGGGGTTGTGTCAGGATCAGGGCAGCGATAACTCACAAGGCATCCGTGGAGTTAACTACTTCTTCAAAGGAACAAGACAGCTCAAGAGAACAGGCCTAGTGGGCACAGCAACTCACCCCTGTAGCTCTCGCCCCATGAGGCAGCTGTGGGGACTGGAGGTCTCCACCTTCCCACAGTTCCCTAAGTCCCCCTTCCTAAGCAATCTCAGGTTCCTCCGCATTGTCCATCTTTGCTTCTCCTGCTTCATCCCTCTCCTTGCCAGCCTGgctgatctctgcctcttggctcctcctcctctccagcctctgcttctgcctctgattctggactgctctctgccgcagcctctctctgctcactaaaccctgttgcctcttctgcttcccacacctcctcctcctcccagcctcctcccccttctccctttgaccactcatcattgtcccaccaccgaTCCCCGGGCATTGAGCCTTCTCCCCTTGGGGGCTCCCCAGCTGGTGCCcgccctcctctgcatccagccaatccATGACAGACTGGGTCAAGGCCACCAAAAATTTGGGTTTCATCCTGGCTCaaagggtggggcggggggagggcacTGGCAGAAGATTGTTGCTGAAttacccccactcccaccccaggcCCAGCAAGTCTCACTGCATGGATACAGAGACCACGTTGGTGCCATCTGAAGATGGCAGTGAGCTCCTGGGCGGCATCATCATCAGTTTGTGGGGTTCTAGTCTGTGTTCAGGATTTCAAAATGTCACCCAAAATGTAGTAGccttccggtccagcgccagcgccgtccggcgAGGTTTGCCTTGAGCTCTGAGGCAGCCCGTCTTCgtgaggggggggaaggcagcgagagcgacgctgcaccCCTTAGAGCCCCGGGTCGAGCGTCCCAGGGATGAAGATAGCTCAGCAGTCCCCCATTTGACTCCCCCAACTCTCCGGTTGTCTCAGCAAGAGCGCCGGAGTGAgaagggtagaagtcgcgggggccatctttGAGCGACATCGCTACCTCGTGGAGAGAAGCTCCGaaaccggaggcggagagcgctggatactTCCAAAGAACAATTCGGAAAAGGACAGTGAGTAGGACTCCAAAATTAATTTATTGGATTACAATTAGGAAACGGGAGAGAGAAAATACGGAAGCCATCTCCTCCCACTGATTGATGTAAGAAACAGTTAAATTAAAGAACCTGAAACCTGGAGAAGAAGTATATTTTTATAAAGATAACTCTAAAGACTGTGGTAAAAAGATTCTCCCCTTGAAGCAGGGTAAGAGGGGAGACGGACAGTGGTGATTAAAATTCCCTGCGAGGAGATAGATTTAAATTGGGAAAGGTCTGTTCTTTTCCTGGAGCCAGCAGCCCGGACAGACCAGCGAGCTGacagtattattaaaaagaaaaagaaggaaaagagtgCATGGATTTTTGGGTTTcatatcttaaacatttttacaGAATTTAAGACAATAGAACTGTGACAAATATGGCAGCCAGTTTTGTAAAATGTGGTTGGTGAAATAAGGAGTAACTATTTTCTGACACTCAAGACAAGTGACCTTGAAAGCGCCTGAGAATGTCAACAAAAGTATATCCATCTGCgttccagcaaaatgttttgagatgCTTGTGGGAACTGAGAATCGGAATGTATCATGAGGAATTACAATTGCAAGAATGGAGACAATCTTTACAGTCGGAGGACATGAACAGTGTAACagcagaggaagacagtataTACAATGTATCAAATGACAGTGATATTGAAAAACAAGATGAAGTTCAAcaggaagggaaagaggaaggaaatgaaGAACATGCTCAACAAGAAGATTTGGAATTTATTCCTCCTATACTGGGGGAAGGACAGGAAATTCTCAGACTGACCAAAGTGATGGAACTTTTTGGACTACAGAAGACGCGCAAGGAAATGGATGTGCAAAGATGTGGGAAAATTCAGGGGGACCATAAGGAAGATTGGATTGTAAAatattggaaaaagggggtgggatgaaggaagaaTGGACAATTTATTATTAGGATCGATTAAAAGGATTGAAAACTGGACTgatgactatggaacttgctggactgAAGGGGGTGGGCTGGGGCCAGGGGAGGAGTAGGTATATTATTAAATAGATATATAGTAAATTAAAATTTGGAATGGTCAAATGGTCTAAAAGGAACAGAGGTCTTTGGAGGAGAAAAATTAGGTAAGGGAAGAAAAGAATGATTAGATGGAATTAGGATAGGATTTGGAAATAAGAACATTAAatttatagcaaaataaaaaaattccttcagtagcaccttaaagaccaactaagtttatattttggtatgagctttcgtgtgcatgcacacttcttcagataccttgtgtgcatgcacacgaaagctcataccaaaatataaacttagttggtctttaaggtgctactgaaggaattttttattttgcttcgactcagaccaacacggctacctacctgtaattaaatttATAATGTGAGAAGGAGGATTTAAAAAGGgatagtttatataaaataaggttaaaaaatttgacaaatagaatgggaataatgATAAGAAATCTGTTAAATGAGAATTGGAAATGAAAATCAGGGtagggggggaggttggggaagcccttacaatgtttatttaaaatgaatgaccataatagtttttctttttttccttttttttcttttttagggggggggggttgggtgggtTTCTCTTTTTGtcgttttttcttcttttctttttcccttttttagtATAAAGTTAAAAAATGTATTTGGataaatagttgggtggacactctccttctttctgccttgttactctggagctctctggtggcaggagaggggggaggggacaaatccaactataaaatggaccaccttcaactgTCTACttgcatgggactctctcgtggcaggagggggcctgtggagggggggttggaagaaggtggagaatatgttatgtatgttttgttttttaatgtgtaaaattaataaaaattattttaaaaaacaaaaaacaaaacaaaacatagtagCCTTCAAAGACACTCCCAGTAGAAAATGGGAAAGCAATGCCTTCCTGGTATTGTTCTTCCCCTGCAAGAGTTGCTCTGcgacttcatagaattgtaggattcAAAGGGGTCCCCAAGGGACAACTAGTCcaaccatctgcaatgcaggaaccgcaACTAAGTTGTGAGCTGCTTGGGCGCCATCCTCACCTCCTCCTGCACAGGACAGCCTGCAGCACCTGGTCCCGGATCCTCTTCGTCCGCACCCCATAGATGATGGGGTTCAGGGTGGGTGGCACCACCAGGTAGACGTTGGCGATGAAGATGTGCACGGCGTGAGGGACATTGTGGCCGAAGCGGTGGGTGAGGAAGGAGAAGACGGCCGTGGTATAGAAGACAAGGATGACGCAGATGTGGGAGCCGCAGGTGCCCAGCGCCTTGAGACCGGCCTCCTTGGAGGGCAGGCGGCAGACTGTGCGCAGGATCAGGGCGTAGGACAGGCTGATGAAGCACACGTCAAAGCCCCCAATGAGGAAGGCCAGGCTCAGGCTGTAGCCCCTGCTGGCCGCTGTGTCCATGCAAGCCAGCTTGACCAGGGCCATGAACTCGCAGTAGCTGTGGGCAATGACCTTGGACTTGCAGAAAGGCAGGCGGCCCACCAGGAAGGGGTGCGGGAAGAAGAGGACCACCCCCCGGACCACGACAGCCAGCCCGATCTTGGCGACCACGGCATTGGTGAGGACGGTGGCATGGCGCAGAGGGTTGCAGATGGCTACGTAGCGGTCATAGGCCATGGCCAGGAAGAAGCCAGACTCCATGGCCGTGAAGGAGTGGATGAAGAACATCTGGGCCAGGCAGGCGCTGAAGCTGATGGGCTGCCTGCCAAACCAGAAGATGGCCAGCAGCTTGGGCAGGGCGGAGGAGGAGAGGACCAGGTCAGTGAGGGACAGCATGCAGAGGAAGAGGTACATGGGCTCATGCAGGCTGGGCTCCCTCTTGACCATCAAGAGGAGGGACAAGTTCCCCAGCAAGGCCATGAGGTACATGGAGCAGAAGGGGATGGAGAGCCAGGCTTGTCGGGACTCCAGCCCTGGGATGCCCAGGAGGGTAAAGGGGCCTGGAGCGCTGGCGGTGGCATTGCGAGAAGTGCCAGGCAGCATCATGGATCAGGGCCAGGGGCATCTTTGGGCGGCACGGCTGGGTCGGCCAAGGAGGAGACTCTGCGGAGAAACAAAGCACAGGACAGCCTCTGGTTAGAGAGTGTTGCTAGTATTTGTACCGTATTTGTTAGGCTATGTACTgtacaaaaaataaattttagtgggtgggtggggaagaaaacctatgtaatgtaatgtaacatTTGCAAATCTCGTGACTCCAACTGAGGTTACAGAAACACTGAATCATTGCCTTGTGGACTTGTTAGCTCCCTTTAAAATTGAGCATGTCTGTGTCTTAagtagtggggtttttttgggggggggggagttggaggttGTTTCACTGTTGCTTTGCTGAGGGTGGAGACTCCAAGAACACACTGCTTGGAGGAGTTTGTGAGGACAGACAAACCGATAACTTATGCGCTGCTGCAAAGGAGTTTTGAAAGCAAGAAGCGAGAAgaccctctcttgggctcaagggagaGAAAGGCATTGCATTGGACTTGATATGCATAAATACTACGACGGCTTGTTAATAATTGCCATCCTGCAAGAAAAGAGTCATATTCAaaatgattcccagcagctgattTGCAGGGTCTGGACCGCTAGTGGCTGACCAGGAGCAAGATCCTGGGGTCATAGGGAGAGCTcggtggaaatgtggaaaagacAAATTCCATTCTGGGAATCCTTAGGAAAGTCACGGGAAATACAATGTCTGATATCCTAATGCCATTACAGTATACGGCTAGAGGATTGGGAGGCTGGTCTGGAAGATctctgagggtcccttccaagtttgTGACTTTGTATCTCTGCGCTTAGAATCGAGTAGAAGGAACCTAAGGAATGGCTCCCACCTGTCTCTTTGCAAGAAAATGGCTTTAGCTAGCCCAGCTGTCTACTGGTAAGGAAAAATCCTGGGGTGAGGGTTTGCTCGTTGGGGTGCCATGCCCTGCGGGTCTCTCCTGGCCAGCAAAAGAAGGAGTGCCCAGCCAAGTTAAAGAAGCAAACAGCAGTCAGTAGACCTgacctttatttgttgcaacaagGTTCAAACACACAAAGAGTAGGAACCCCGAGCATGGGGTTGTGTCAACTtttaagactccccccccccatcataataCACTTCCAACAGCATCATCAATACATCACAAATACTGGTATGTCACAAAGTAGGAGTGTTTGGCAAGCAGAaatatcagcccatcacccaccccTCTCTATAACCCCAGTTCCTGACATCTTTTAACTACCCTCTTCCCCAAAGACCAATGATAGTATTTATACATCCCCTTAGCTCAgcggtcagcaaaccttttcagccgtgggctggtccactgtccctcagaccttgtggggggccagagtat
This window contains:
- the LOC118085008 gene encoding olfactory receptor 52P1-like, which gives rise to MLPGTSRNATASAPGPFTLLGIPGLESRQAWLSIPFCSMYLMALLGNLSLLLMVKREPSLHEPMYLFLCMLSLTDLVLSSSALPKLLAIFWFGRQPISFSACLAQMFFIHSFTAMESGFFLAMAYDRYVAICNPLRHATVLTNAVVAKIGLAVVVRGVVLFFPHPFLVGRLPFCKSKVIAHSYCEFMALVKLACMDTAASRGYSLSLAFLIGGFDVCFISLSYALILRTVCRLPSKEAGLKALGTCGSHICVILVFYTTAVFSFLTHRFGHNVPHAVHIFIANVYLVVPPTLNPIIYGVRTKRIRDQVLQAVLCRRR